A stretch of Brassica napus cultivar Da-Ae chromosome C6, Da-Ae, whole genome shotgun sequence DNA encodes these proteins:
- the LOC106404832 gene encoding protein WVD2-like 7: protein MGESAVLFHSHSFAAPLSRHESHQDNTMHALSQSVSFGRFMTENLEWGKWSSFSHKKYVDEAEKYSQPGSVAQKKAFFDAHYKKIAEAKKAKAASDDSKQEEQQPESVAVLLNTLETLTKDEVKEEEEESGETELVLGGEEVVLSTEKDEKDPQRSVVVVLEQEDTVVDNSVIADDLKAILEVLDENHIEDAELLKKSSSVGEKEEERKSVTKISPVSMDKSEAPEKAMELVVSQKISEKPATHSSMKKNKFSFLKLLMGNTKTQDQNPKRKTDKKPNKMFLCLCLNPEMVRETEGPTKTQRKNL, encoded by the exons ATGGGTGAATCTGCAGTTCTATTTCATTCACATTCGTTCGCAGCTCCTCTTTCTCGTCATGAATCTCATCAG GATAATACCATGCATGCGCTTAGCCAATCAGTCTCCTTCGGTAGATTCATGACAGAGAATCTTGAGTGGGGGAAATGGTCAAGCTTCTCGCACAAGAAGTATGTCGATGAAGCTGAAAAATATTCTCAGCCTGGATCTGTTGCTCAGAAGAAAGCTTTCTTTGACGCTCATTACAAGAAAATAGCTGAAGCCAAGAAAGCAAAAGCTGCTTCAGATGACTCAAAACAAGAAGAACAACAACCAGAAAGTGTTGCGGTGTTGCTAAACACATTGGAGACATTGACTAAAGACGaggttaaagaagaagaagaagagagtggtgAAACAGAGTTAGTCCTGGGTGGTGAGGAGGTGGTTTTGAGTACTGAGAAAGATGAAAAAGATCCCCAGAGGAGTGTTGTTGTGGTCTTGGAACAAGAAGACACTGTGGTTGATAACTCTGTGATTGCAGATGATTTAAAGGCTATTCTTGAAGTGCTTGATGAGAATCACATAGAGGATGCAGAGTTGTTGAAGAAGAGCTCTTCTGttggagaaaaagaagaagagagaaaatctGTTACCAAGATCTCACCGGTGTCTATGGATAAATCAGAAGCTCCAGAAAAAGCAATGGAGCTTGTTGTCTCACAGAAAATAAG TGAAAAGCCGGCAACTCACAGTTCCATGAAGAAGAACAAATTCAGTTTCTTGAA GCTTTTGATGGGCAACACAAAAACTCAAGATCAGAACCCAAAG AGAAAGACTGATAAGAAACCGAACAAAATGTTTCTCTGTCTTTGCCTCAACCCTGAGATGGTGAGGGAAACAGAAGGGCCAACCAAAACACAGAGGAAGAATCTCTGA
- the LOC106406054 gene encoding AUGMIN subunit 6 isoform X1, with protein sequence MTMDREKERELELESAMYTNCSLLGLDPNVIGLGSSNGTPRVGLFRHSNPKLGEQLLYFILSSLRGPAQSSKDFDKVWPIFDSAQSRDFRKVVQGIISELESQGALPRSNSRVSSLATCCGPRFVELLWQLSLHALREVHRRTFPADVASNPLPSSLTDVSFSHAATLLPVTKARIAVERRRFLKDAETAVQRQAMWSNLAHEMTAEFRGLCAEEAYLQQELEKLNDLRNKVKQEGEVWDDLVSSSSLNSHLVSKSTRLWDSIMARKGQHEVLASGPIEDLIAHREHRYRISGSALLAAMDQSSQVPRAELLSAHSDDSASLADDKELSDGSYANMHDHSLVDGFETNSQASDETLSRVDDRGGRNNQTVDVAEIIRRWTHALQRIHKQSLQLAKANDGDGPDILRTANDGGTSGHVESLAATLSEHQQHLASFQVLINQLKEVSPAIQKSILECTEKVNSLPPTLPPNTRSNGQGALLLQSQVSGKITEGVSNDVAELTSTMSNVQIEKVSASPTLKLPQLFSSTPTSSGKGGNGQKRHPMPSQINKMESLSEKNTTDQPLSNTRADNLPTDTNSYFVQNLKKSVREAALLIPTSAGSSRDSQSDEGSEHYFVPLSGAGFTRFPSETKSLPLRGSRLQTSLSEPSFLEHSVPHSLAPSKYSDIPDTFDDLDSFKDYDNGNGFLSVAGSNSVASDPQQSFYDVEDQVFSPPLLMDSSLLSDTYEDLLAPLSETEAALMEH encoded by the exons ATGACAATGgacagagagaaggagagagaactAGAGCTCGAGAGTGCAATGTACACCAACTGTTCACTCTTAGGTTTGGATCCGAACGTGATCGGACTCGGATCCTCCAACGGCACTCCTCGGGTCGGGTTATTCCGCCATTCAAACCCGAAGCTGGGAGAACAGCTTCTCTACTtcatcctctcttctctccgagGACCCGCTCAGTCTTCAAAG GATTTCGATAAGGTCTGGCCAATTTTCGATTCGGCTCAGTCTCGCGATTTCCGCAAG GTTGTTCAAGGGATTATAAGCGAGCTCGAGTCACAAGGAGCATTACCAAGGAGTAACTCGAGGGTTTCATCACTCGCTACTTGTTGTGGACCTAG aTTTGTGGAGCTCTTATGGCAACTCTCACTGCATGCATTAAGAGAAGTTCATAGACGGACTTTTCCTGCTGATGTGGCTTCCAATCCTCTGCCTTCTTCCTTAACAGACGTGTCCTTCTCACATGCAGCTACTTTGCTTCCTGTAACCAAG GCCCGTATAGCGGTTGAACGCCGTCGATTTCTTAAAGACGCAGAAACTGCCGTTCAAAGACAGGCCATGTGGTCTAATTTAGCCCATGAGATGACTGCCGAGTTCCGTGGTCTATGTGCTGAAGAG GCATATCTCCAGCAGGAACTAGAAAAACTTAACGACTTAAGAAACAAAGTAAAGCAGGAAGGAGAAGTGTGGGATGACCTTGTTTCTAGCTCCAGTCTGAATTCTCATCTAGTTTCAAAGTCCACTCGGTTATGGGATTCTATAATGGCTCGTAAAG GTCAGCATGAAGTTCTTGCGTCTGGTCCCATTGAGGATTTGATAGCTCACAGGGAGCATAG ATACCGAATTTCAGGATCGGCCCTACTTGCAGCGATGGATCAGAGTTCTCAAGTTCCTCGTGCAGAATTACTCTCTGCCCATTCAGATGATTCAGCGTCACTAGCAGACGACAAAGAACTAAGTGATGGATCGTACGCAAACATGCATGATCATTCTCTAGTAGACGGTTTCGAGACCAACTCACAAGCAAGTGATGAAACACTCTCTCGAGTAGATGATAGAGGTGGAAGGAATAACCAGACAGTTGATGTAGCGGAAATCATAAGGCGCTGGACACACGCATTACAGCGTATTCATAAACAGTCTCTTCAGCTG GCTAAAGCAAATGACGGGGATGGTCCAGATATTTTGCGGACTGCAAATGATGGTGGTACAAGTGGGCATGTTGAATCATTGGCTGCAACTTTGTCTGAACATCAACAACATTTAGCTAGCTTTCAG GTACTCATCAACCAATTGAAGGAAGTTTCTCCAGCCATACAGAAGTCCATATTAGAGTGTACTGAGAAGGTTAATAGTCTTCCCCCAACCTTACCTCCAAATACGAGAAGTAACGGGCAAGGAGCTTTACTTCTACAATCGCAGGTGAGTGGGAAAATTACG GAAGGTGTATCGAATGATGTTGCCGAGTTGACCTCGACAATGTCTAATGTTCAGATTGAGAAGGTCTCAGCTAGCCCTACGTTAAAGCTTCCACAATTATTTAGCTCCACTCCTACTTCTTCTGGTAAAGGTGGAAATGGACAAAAGCGACATCCAATGCCTTCTCAGATCAATAAAATGGAAAGCTTGTCTGAGAAAAACACTACGGACCAACCATTGTCAAATACTCGGGCAGACAACTTGCCTACTG ATACCAACAGCTATTTTGTCCAGAACCTGAAGAAATCTGTTAGAGAAGCGGCTTTATTGATTCCAACTTCAGCAGGATCATCACGGGACAGTCAATCCGATGAAGGCTCAGAGCATTACTTCGTACCTCTTTCAGGAGCTGGCTTTACTCGATTTCCATCAGAAACGAAAAGCTTGCCTCTCAGAGGGTCGAGGTTACAGACCTCTCTGAGCGAGCCTTCCTTTCTTGAACACAGTGTTCCCCATAGCCTCGCGCCAAGCAAGTACAGCGACATACCCGACACGTTTGATGATCTAGATTCCTTCAAAGATTACGATAACGGGAATGGGTTTCTCTCAGTTGCTGGATCAAACAGTGTAGCTTCTGATCCGCAACAATCGTTCTATGACGTTGAAGATCAAGTGTTTTCACCACCTTTACTAATGGACTCGTCCCTATTATCAGACACCTACGAAGACTTGCTAG CGCCTTTGTCAGAAACCGAAGCCGCCTTGATGGAgcattag
- the LOC106406054 gene encoding AUGMIN subunit 6 isoform X2: MTMDREKERELELESAMYTNCSLLGLDPNVIGLGSSNGTPRVGLFRHSNPKLGEQLLYFILSSLRGPAQSSKDFDKVWPIFDSAQSRDFRKVVQGIISELESQGALPRSNSRVSSLATCCGPRFVELLWQLSLHALREVHRRTFPADVASNPLPSSLTDVSFSHAATLLPVTKARIAVERRRFLKDAETAVQRQAMWSNLAHEMTAEFRGLCAEEAYLQQELEKLNDLRNKVKQEGEVWDDLVSSSSLNSHLVSKSTRLWDSIMARKGQHEVLASGPIEDLIAHREHRYRISGSALLAAMDQSSQVPRAELLSAHSDDSASLADDKELSDGSYANMHDHSLVDGFETNSQASDETLSRVDDRGGRNNQTVDVAEIIRRWTHALQRIHKQSLQLAKANDGDGPDILRTANDGGTSGHVESLAATLSEHQQHLASFQVLINQLKEVSPAIQKSILECTEKVNSLPPTLPPNTRSNGQGALLLQSQEGVSNDVAELTSTMSNVQIEKVSASPTLKLPQLFSSTPTSSGKGGNGQKRHPMPSQINKMESLSEKNTTDQPLSNTRADNLPTDTNSYFVQNLKKSVREAALLIPTSAGSSRDSQSDEGSEHYFVPLSGAGFTRFPSETKSLPLRGSRLQTSLSEPSFLEHSVPHSLAPSKYSDIPDTFDDLDSFKDYDNGNGFLSVAGSNSVASDPQQSFYDVEDQVFSPPLLMDSSLLSDTYEDLLAPLSETEAALMEH; the protein is encoded by the exons ATGACAATGgacagagagaaggagagagaactAGAGCTCGAGAGTGCAATGTACACCAACTGTTCACTCTTAGGTTTGGATCCGAACGTGATCGGACTCGGATCCTCCAACGGCACTCCTCGGGTCGGGTTATTCCGCCATTCAAACCCGAAGCTGGGAGAACAGCTTCTCTACTtcatcctctcttctctccgagGACCCGCTCAGTCTTCAAAG GATTTCGATAAGGTCTGGCCAATTTTCGATTCGGCTCAGTCTCGCGATTTCCGCAAG GTTGTTCAAGGGATTATAAGCGAGCTCGAGTCACAAGGAGCATTACCAAGGAGTAACTCGAGGGTTTCATCACTCGCTACTTGTTGTGGACCTAG aTTTGTGGAGCTCTTATGGCAACTCTCACTGCATGCATTAAGAGAAGTTCATAGACGGACTTTTCCTGCTGATGTGGCTTCCAATCCTCTGCCTTCTTCCTTAACAGACGTGTCCTTCTCACATGCAGCTACTTTGCTTCCTGTAACCAAG GCCCGTATAGCGGTTGAACGCCGTCGATTTCTTAAAGACGCAGAAACTGCCGTTCAAAGACAGGCCATGTGGTCTAATTTAGCCCATGAGATGACTGCCGAGTTCCGTGGTCTATGTGCTGAAGAG GCATATCTCCAGCAGGAACTAGAAAAACTTAACGACTTAAGAAACAAAGTAAAGCAGGAAGGAGAAGTGTGGGATGACCTTGTTTCTAGCTCCAGTCTGAATTCTCATCTAGTTTCAAAGTCCACTCGGTTATGGGATTCTATAATGGCTCGTAAAG GTCAGCATGAAGTTCTTGCGTCTGGTCCCATTGAGGATTTGATAGCTCACAGGGAGCATAG ATACCGAATTTCAGGATCGGCCCTACTTGCAGCGATGGATCAGAGTTCTCAAGTTCCTCGTGCAGAATTACTCTCTGCCCATTCAGATGATTCAGCGTCACTAGCAGACGACAAAGAACTAAGTGATGGATCGTACGCAAACATGCATGATCATTCTCTAGTAGACGGTTTCGAGACCAACTCACAAGCAAGTGATGAAACACTCTCTCGAGTAGATGATAGAGGTGGAAGGAATAACCAGACAGTTGATGTAGCGGAAATCATAAGGCGCTGGACACACGCATTACAGCGTATTCATAAACAGTCTCTTCAGCTG GCTAAAGCAAATGACGGGGATGGTCCAGATATTTTGCGGACTGCAAATGATGGTGGTACAAGTGGGCATGTTGAATCATTGGCTGCAACTTTGTCTGAACATCAACAACATTTAGCTAGCTTTCAG GTACTCATCAACCAATTGAAGGAAGTTTCTCCAGCCATACAGAAGTCCATATTAGAGTGTACTGAGAAGGTTAATAGTCTTCCCCCAACCTTACCTCCAAATACGAGAAGTAACGGGCAAGGAGCTTTACTTCTACAATCGCAG GAAGGTGTATCGAATGATGTTGCCGAGTTGACCTCGACAATGTCTAATGTTCAGATTGAGAAGGTCTCAGCTAGCCCTACGTTAAAGCTTCCACAATTATTTAGCTCCACTCCTACTTCTTCTGGTAAAGGTGGAAATGGACAAAAGCGACATCCAATGCCTTCTCAGATCAATAAAATGGAAAGCTTGTCTGAGAAAAACACTACGGACCAACCATTGTCAAATACTCGGGCAGACAACTTGCCTACTG ATACCAACAGCTATTTTGTCCAGAACCTGAAGAAATCTGTTAGAGAAGCGGCTTTATTGATTCCAACTTCAGCAGGATCATCACGGGACAGTCAATCCGATGAAGGCTCAGAGCATTACTTCGTACCTCTTTCAGGAGCTGGCTTTACTCGATTTCCATCAGAAACGAAAAGCTTGCCTCTCAGAGGGTCGAGGTTACAGACCTCTCTGAGCGAGCCTTCCTTTCTTGAACACAGTGTTCCCCATAGCCTCGCGCCAAGCAAGTACAGCGACATACCCGACACGTTTGATGATCTAGATTCCTTCAAAGATTACGATAACGGGAATGGGTTTCTCTCAGTTGCTGGATCAAACAGTGTAGCTTCTGATCCGCAACAATCGTTCTATGACGTTGAAGATCAAGTGTTTTCACCACCTTTACTAATGGACTCGTCCCTATTATCAGACACCTACGAAGACTTGCTAG CGCCTTTGTCAGAAACCGAAGCCGCCTTGATGGAgcattag
- the LOC106402909 gene encoding glycosyltransferase family 92 protein RCOM_0530710, with protein sequence MKNRRKRGVGDVVVSWRRFFRFVALFVSSFLVFSALFIFLGKFRPSIKAVHGGSVPPVMVAPVHEAVKFPDQTLIFIKYQSSSRLLTKDYLFCVFAHTNDSSKVYKELPFAVEISDPGRQIVRCSAVPRHHTVSLAVTRWTVDNRFLVGATYQWDRLVYDAVIDHDNTTVAFVKGLNLRPGKVADVSRYECVYGWDLAKPKFLLRSQVISAAQEIVRCKTPLTVLKGPRVAQSSAVKVSVRIKGSGMLPSVAHPINLAVRVKDLTYGERKQFETCVCTMTRNAANVLREWVMYQAGIGVSRWFIYDNNSDDDIVSEVENLKNSGYNVSRHFWPWIKTQEAGFANCAIRAKRDCDWVAFIDVDEFFYIPSGQTLTQVIKKYTTPSSSSSKIGEIRTSCHSFGPSGLKDPPRRGVMASYTCRMSQPERHKSIVRPETLNTTLINVVHHFQLKEGFTFVDVEKDAMIINHYKYQVWDIFKEKFKRRVATYVADWQDKENVGSKDRTPGLGTRPVEPSDWAERFCEVRDNGLKDWVLENFVDRKTQRLVWEGERNIMVGEVVAQMGLC encoded by the exons ATGAAGAACCGTAGGAAACGGGGCGTTGGTGACGTCGTTGTTTCATGGAGAAGATTTTTCCGGTTTGTTGCTCTGTTCGTCTCCTCCTTCCTTGTCTTCTCGGCTTTGTTCATCTTCTTAG GGAAATTCCGCCCGTCGATTAAGGCGGTTCATGGTGGCTCTGTACCGCCGGTTATGGTGGCCCCGGTTCATGAAGCGGTTAAGTTTCCTGACCAAACACTTATTTTCATAAAGTATCAATCGTCTTCTCGGTTATTAACAAAAGACTACCTCTTTTGCGTTTTCGCCCACACAAACGATTCGTCCAAAGTGTATAAAGAGTTACCATTCGCGGTGGAAATCAGCGATCCCGGCCGTCAGATTGTACGGTGTTCCGCCGTGCCACGTCACCATACTGTATCACTCGCCGTTACGAGATGGACGGTTGATAATCGTTTCCTGGTGGGAGCCACGTACCAGTGGGATAGGCTGGTTTACGACGCCGTGATCGACCACGATAACACCACGGTGGCGTTTGTCAAGGGTTTAAATCTACGGCCAGGAAAAGTTGCTGACGTGTCAAGATACGAGTGCGTGTACGGTTGGGATTTAGCGAAGCCCAAGTTTTTGCTTAGGTCACAAGTTATCTCTGCGGCCCAAGAGATCGTACGGTGCAAAACGCCACTAACAGTGTTAAAGGGCCCACGAGTGGCCCAATCTTCTGCGGTTAAAGTCTCTGTGAGAATCAAAGGAAGTGGGATGCTACCTTCCGTTGCCCACCCAATAAACCTTGCGGTTCGGGTCAAAGACTTGACCTATGGTGAAAGAAAACAATTCGAGACATGTGTTTGTACCATGACACGAAACGCAGCCAACGTTTTGAGAGAATGGGTGATGTACCAAGCTGGAATCGGCGTTTCACGATGGTTCATCTACGACAATAATAGCGATGACGACATAGTTTCCGAGGTCGAGAATCTAAAAAACAGCGGTTACAACGTTTCTAGACACTTTTGGCCGTGGATCAAAACTCAAGAAGCTGGGTTTGCTAACTGCGCGATTCGAGCCAAACGCGATTGTGATTGGGTCGCGTTTATTGACGTCGACGAGTTTTTTTACATCCCGTCTGGTCAAACCTTAACCCAAGTCATAAAAAAATACACAACACCATCATCATCGTCTAGCAAGATTGGTGAAATACGAACGTCATGTCACAGTTTCGGACCTTCTGGTCTTAAAGATCCACCTCGTCGTGGAGTCATGGCATCTTACACGTGTCGTATGTCGCAACCGGAGAGACACAAGAGCATAGTTAGACCAGAAACGCTAAACACGACGCTTATAAACGTTGTGCACCACTTTCAACTAAAAGAAGGGTTCACGTTTGTTGACGTTGAAAAAGATGCGATGATAATCAACCATTACAAATATCAGGTATGGGATATTTTTAAGGAGAAGTTTAAAAGAAGAGTGGCAACATATGTAGCGGATTGGCAGGACAAGGAGAATGTCGGGTCGAAAGATCGGACACCCGGGTTAGGGACACGACCCGTTGAACCGTCTGATTGGGCTGAGAGGTTCTGCGAAGTGAGAGATAATGGGCTCAAGGACTGGGTATTGGAGAATTTTGTGGACCGTAAAACGCAGCGTTTAGTGTGGGAGGGAGAAAGGAATATAATGGTGGGTGAAGTTGTTGCTCAGATGGGTTTGTGCTGA